The genomic interval TTTTATCCGCACATCACTGTAGGATTCACCTTGCGGGACATGCATGAAGCTGATGGAGTGATCAAGGACGAAAGCTCTTTCTTTGAAACTCTGCAGATTGAATGATCGAATGGCCGATCAAGATTGAACTGTAATTAAAAAAAGGCCGGAAAGTCCACCGGCTTTTTGATTATTTCTGGAATGTTTACTTCGTATCCGGGCAGATTTCCAGTCTGGTTTTTTCCTTGCTGGCCTTCATCTGCAGAAGCGCTGCATGATTGACCGTGCGGCCGATCACGTCCACAAACTGGGCAGAGGGATGGCCGATTTTTCCCAACAGGACTTCGCCGGTCGCGAGACCTGTGTTGAAGTATATCTCCACGCTGCCGATCTTTTTGCTGAAATGGCTGATTTCCTCGGCAGCTTTCCGAGCCTTAGCCGCATTGGTAAAAGAAAACATGATCATGTCGCCGATGTATTTATGGATTTTTCCGCCCTGGGCGACGATAGCATCACCGGCAGCCTGATATGCTTCCTGAAGTATTTCCACAGTCTGCTCATCCCCGAGTTTTTCGCAGGCTCTCATGAAATTAGCCAGATCTGAGAAGCCGACCGTCATTTTCTTCCTCTGCATTTTTCCCCCAATCAAATAATATTTCTAAAACTAAACAATATTACATTTAATTTGTCAAGCTTTTCCTGCATTACTTGACAAATCCCAATAACTTTAGATTTAATCTTAGCATGAGATATTTATACTTATTATTTTTCACAATACTGTTTCTCGAAGGCTGTAACGACCCCAGGGTTGATCAGCTTAAAAGTGAAATCGAAGCGCTCAAGACCGAGAACGACGGCAGGAAGATTGAAATTTTCGAGCTGAGCCAGAAACTCAAGGCTCTCAACATCACAAGCGAAATCCAGTCGATCAATGAAGCCCTTGAACTGCATAAGGCTCAGTCCAGGATCACGAAAGAACCCGGTTCCTATGTACTGAATTTTTCCAACAGGGAAGTGCAGCTGATGGAGACTGAATACGGATTCTTTCCGATCAATTTTCTCCGCTCTGAAGCATTTTCCAACGGATACAAGGTGAAATTCCTGCTTGCAAATACTTTGAATGTTTCTCTCGGCGATCTCACTTTCAGAGTGCGGTGGGGGAAAAGACCTGACGATTACATAGACCTCGATGAATGGAGAAAACAGCTTCAGGTAAAAGATATGAAGCCCAGGGTTGATTTGAAAAGCGGCTCCTGGAATTATCTGGAACTTTATCTGCTCCCTGCGAAAGCTGAAAACATCCAGTATGTTGAAGTAAGGTTGATCGCCGGGACGACGAGCCTGGCTGCTCCCTGAAACCGGAAAACGATTTCGATCATTTCCTCGTAGAGACGTACCATGGTACGTCTCTACTTGATAATATCTCTGATTGATCGTATCCTTTAACTCAAGTTCAGATGAAAGGATTTATCGTGAAAGTATTGATTTTATGTTCGATATTCCTGAGCACTATCCTCTCTTTTGCTGAAACAATAGTTGATTATGCCAGGACGGGAAATACGACTGAAGTCATGAAGATGATTTCTGCCGGCACCAGTGTCAACTTCAAAAACAGTTTTGACGAGACCGCCTTGATGGAAGCCAGCCGCAGAGGAAATTCTGCCATGGTCAGACTTCTCCTCGAGAATGGGGCGGATGTGAATGTAGTGAACAATAACGGATCCACCCCTCTGATGGAGGCGGCTGCCAATGGCTTCCGGGACATAGTCCGTCTGCTGATCGACAAAGGAGCTCTGGTTTCAGTGAAGAACTCCAATGGAACCACTGCTCTGATAGAAGCTTCCAGAAAGGGCAGACTGGAAGTGGTGAAGCTCCTGCTTGAGCGCAAGGCTGAAGTGAATGCAAAGAATAAAAACGGCACCACAGCTCTGCTTGAATCCGTGATCGATGGTTTTCCGGAAATCGCCAGACTGCTCCTTGATTCAGGTGCTGATGTGAATCTTCGCAACCAGAACGGGGCCTTCCCGCTGGCCGAAGCGGTCAACGGAGGATTCGGCGACCTTGCAAAGCAGATGCTCGATTCAGGCGCGCTGGGGAGTGCAAAAGGTCCGGAAATTAATTCCTTGCTTACGGCTGCAGCTAGGAAAGGTCTGAAAAATATTGTGGAGATGCTGCTGGACAAAGGGGCTGATATTGATCAGAAATCCCTGTTCAT from Candidatus Wallbacteria bacterium carries:
- a CDS encoding ankyrin repeat domain-containing protein yields the protein MKGFIVKVLILCSIFLSTILSFAETIVDYARTGNTTEVMKMISAGTSVNFKNSFDETALMEASRRGNSAMVRLLLENGADVNVVNNNGSTPLMEAAANGFRDIVRLLIDKGALVSVKNSNGTTALIEASRKGRLEVVKLLLERKAEVNAKNKNGTTALLESVIDGFPEIARLLLDSGADVNLRNQNGAFPLAEAVNGGFGDLAKQMLDSGALGSAKGPEINSLLTAAARKGLKNIVEMLLDKGADIDQKSLFISSCRNGQTDIARLLLSKGVDVNSRTAQNETALMVASAGGFLVTVKFFFESKA
- a CDS encoding adenylate/guanylate cyclase domain-containing protein; its protein translation is MQRKKMTVGFSDLANFMRACEKLGDEQTVEILQEAYQAAGDAIVAQGGKIHKYIGDMIMFSFTNAAKARKAAEEISHFSKKIGSVEIYFNTGLATGEVLLGKIGHPSAQFVDVIGRTVNHAALLQMKASKEKTRLEICPDTK